The Acidimicrobiales bacterium DNA segment GGGTTCGACCTGCCAGATTGCGGCCATGGAACGATTCATCGACAAGGTGGCAGTGGTGACCGGCGCCGGGTCAGGCATCGGCCGCGCCACCGCGATTCGGCTCGCCTCAGAAGGTGCTTCGGTCGTCGCGGCCGACATCAACGAGGCGGTCGCCGGTGTCGCCGACGAGATCAGGGCGGCCGGCGGGACCGCGGTATCGGTGTGTGCCGATGTCAGCCGACGCGACGGGGCCGAGACGCCGATCGACCTCGCGCTCGACACCTACGGGCGCCTCGACGTGCTGTGCAACATCGCCGGGGTGCTCGCCGCATCCCACTCCGACCAGACGACCGACGACGAGTGGGACCGGGTCATCGCGGTGAACCTGACGGGCGTGTTCTACACGACACGCCACGCCCTGCCCGCCATCGTGGAGTCGAAGGGCTCGATCGTGATGGCTGCCTCGACCTCGGCACTCTCGGGTCACCCGTGGATGACGGCGTACAGCGCATCGAAGGGCGGCGTGCTCGCGATGACGCGCACACTGGCCATGGAGTACGCGCGGCGCGGCGTTCGCGTCAACGCCGTGGCGCCGGGGGGCATCACCACGCCGATGGTCGGGGGCCTCGAGCTTCCCGAGGACATCGATTTCTCCCTGTTCGACCGGATCTCCCCCCTCGACGAGTTCCGGGGGCCGGAGACGGTTGCCGCCGCCATCGTGTTCCTCGCCGCCCCCGAGGCGGCCCACATCAACGGCGAGGTCCTCCGCGTGGACGGTGGGACGCTCGCCTGACGAGCTCTACTCAGCGCGTGTACCCACGACCGCCTCGAAGCCGAGAACGAAGATCAGTGGGATGGCCGGCAGCGCGAAGAGTGCGACCAGGCCGAACACGATGCCCGTGCTGAAGCCGACGACGACCAGTGCGAGCGCGACGACGGTGCCGATCATGGCCGCCACACGGATACCGCGTAGCGAGTTGGAGACCACGGGGGGTTCGGTCGACTCTTCCACGGGCCTCCATCGGCGTCGTTCGCGGCCCCTTGACCTTCGCCACCCTTCGTGGTCGAGGACCTGCGAGCATGGAACGGATGCGCGTCCCCCTCCGCTGCCTTGCCGGCATCGTCGTCGTCAGTCTCGTCGGTGCGTGCGGGCCGACGCCGGATGCCGCGCCGGCCACGGCCCCGGTGCCCACGACGAGCCTCACACCGACCCTCGCACCGGCGGCCGTTTCGCCGTGGCCGGCCGCGATCACCGACGACCTCCAGGAATGGCACGTGCAGGTCCTCGCTCGGCTCCCCCACGACGAAACGGCGTTCACCCAGGGATTGGAGGTCGCCGCCACCGGCACGCTCGAGAGCACGGGCCGTCTCGGCGCGTCGACCCTGCGGTTGCTCGACCCCACCAGCGGCCGGGTTCTGCGCAGCACGGCGCTCGACGCCGACCTCTACGGCGAGGGGTTGACCGTCGTCGACGACGAGATCGTCCAGTTGACGTGGCGCAACGGCATCGCGTTGCGCTACGACGCCGACACGCTCGAGCCGGTCGGCGAGTTCCGCTACGAGGGCGAGGGATGGGGTCTGTGCGCGGGCCCCGAGGGACTCTGGATGTCCGACGGCAGCGCCCGACTCGCCCGGCGCGATCCCGTCACCTTCGACCTCCTCGACTCGGTCACGGTGCGCCGGGGCGACGACGAGGTCCCGGCGCTCAACGAACTCGAGTGCATCGATGACCACGTCGTGGCCAACGTGTGGAAGTCCGACGAGATCGTCGTCATCGATCCGTCGTCGGGGGACGTCGTCGCCACCATCGATGCCGCCGTCCTCCGCGACGCGATCGACCCCGCCGACGACGAGGCAGTGTTGAACGGCATCGCCGACCGAGGTGACGGCACCCTTCTGCTCGGCGGAATGTGGTGGCCGACCTTCTTCGTCGTGGGGGTCGCCACCGAGGGCGTCACACCAGCGGAATAGTGTGGCCGCATGACCCCGCTGACCTATGGCCTCGACATCGAGACCGACACCACGGTCAACGGGCTCGATCCCGAGGTCGCGGCCGTCGTGGCCATCGCCCTCACCGGCGACAACCTCGAGGTCGTGCTCGACGGCGACGAGTCGACGATCATCGGTGAACTCGACGACGTGCTCGCCGCGCTGCCGGCCGGCGTGCTGGTCACCTGGAACGGTGGCGGCTTCGATCTTCCGTTCCTGGCCGACCGGGCGCGGCGGCTGGGCATCCGGCTCGGTCTCGAGCTCCGGCTCGATCTCGCGATCGGTGGTCATCACGAACCGCTGGCCGGCCACGCCGGTGCCTACCGGGCCACCTGGCATCACCACGGTCATCTCGACGGCTACCAGCTCTTCCGGGCCGACGTGGGCGCCAGCCTCCACCTGCCGTGCGGCCTCAAGCCCCTGGCCCGCATGGTCGGCTTGCCGGTGGTCGAGGTCGACCGCGAGCGCATCCACGAGCTGTCCGACGACGAACGGCGCGACTACGTGGCCAGCGACGCCCGCCTCGCCCGCGCCCTGGTCGCCCGCCGGGTCGCGTGGGAAGCCGGTATCGATCAGCCGTCGAGGGGCTCATAGCCGGCCACCTCGTGGTGCGGCGTGTCGAGATAGATCTTCGCCTCGGGAACGCCGCCGAACTTGCCATGGCTCCACCGCACCTCGACATGGCCCTCGACGACACGGTCCGCATCGGTGACCCGATCGGACAGGTCGGCCCGCCACCGCACGGTCGGCTGGCCCACGAAGTCGGGCCACATGTCGAAGCTGCGCAGTCCGAAGCGATTGCGGAAGTCCCACGGCGTGCCCACGCGATAGCGCAGGGGTTGATCATCGAGGCCGGCCCCGAGCACGAAGTAGGGCGCAGCCTGGAGCCGCAGCACCCGCCACAGGAACTCTTCGCGTTCGCGTCGGCCCGGCGCGGCCCGGAGCAATCGTTCGGCGCTCGCTCGGGCGATCTCCGACGCGACGTGCTGCCAATCGCTGCGAAGGTGGGCCGGCCAACGCCCCTTCAGCGCCGACTTGAGCAGCTGCCGGTGGACGGCCTCGAGGTCGACCACGCGCTCGGGCAGCGTGGCTTCGCCGACATGGCCTCGGACCTGGGCGTAGAACTCCTGGAACGACTCGGGGGCAACTGCCGCGAACCAGTCGCCCGACTGCTTCGACCGCTCGCTGAGGGCACGATCGAACACGTGCCAGGGCGACGCGTTGTGCAAGATGTTGGACCCGTACTTGCAGCTCAGCAGGTAGACGTGGTCGACGCGCAGGTCAGCCGGAATCTGCTCGTAGGCCGGTGGCCGGTGGGGACCCTTCCACTCGACCACCCACGGGGGACGACCGCGGAGCCCGTCATCGGCTCGGGCGAACACCGCCCCGTTCTCGTAGGCGGTACGAAAGATCTGGTCGTGGGTGCCGCCGGCGAACGCCGTGTCGAGTCGGTCGTAGATGCCGTCGTCGACATTGAGGATGAACCGGGGCCGGGCCGCGAGGGCCCGCTCGATGTCCCGGAAGCCGAAGAGCCCGAGCCCGGTGGTGATCTCGGTGATCTCGGTGCGGGTGTCAGCCACCGGCCGACCCACCTTCGGCGAACAGCCGGGTGAACTGGAGTTGCGCGCCGATCATGTCGGCCGGAAGGTCGTCGTCCGTGTAGACGCTCTTGCCGTCGTAGACGTCGATACCGGTGCCGGTCGTGCGGATCCACGCCACCGTTGCGTCGCCCCACCGTTCTTCGAGCAACGCCGCCCGGATGGCGTCGGCCTCCCCGGCCAGCAGGCTCGGATGGGTACGGGCGACGACCTCGAGGGCGAGGACACGGTGCAATAGGACGATGTCGTCGGCCAGAAAGATCGACGGTGGCTCGGTGTGGACGACGGCGTAGGCGACCGTCGCCATCAGATCTTCTCGATGTCGCTCTCGGTCCAGAAGCCGAGGACCGGCAACACTGCGCCCCCCTCGGCATAGGCCCGCAGCCGGGCGACACCGGCCTTGTCGAACATCTCGACCGCATCGAAGACCTGATCGGGGCCCACGGCCCGCAACGCCTTGTCGCCCTCGCTGTTGGCCTTGGGCAGGTTGGAGGTGAGCACCAGCACCCGGCTGGGGTCCTGCGGTTCGTCGGTCGCTCGCAGCACGTGGATACGACCGAGGGTCTTCCACAGCGTGTCGGTGCGCATCAAGCCGGGACGGACCGTGGTGAACGCGCCGGACACATCGACATAGAACTGCCCACCTTCGGCGTCGGCCACGAGGAAGTTGAACTGCACCCCGACCTTGGGCACCTTGACCGGGGTCCTGACGATCTCGAACCCGGCTTCCTCGAGCACCCGCTGGGCGATGTCGGCCGCCTTCTTGCCCTCGCTGGTGGCTCGAGCCTGGAAGAACTCCTGACGGTCGGCATCGTCGTCGGGCAGCTCGAACAGCGGATCCTCGGCCTCGACCTCGACCGTGCGCAGGTGGGGGCGGGTCCGTTCGGCCTCGACCCGCTCGGCCGCGATCTCGCAGTATTCCGGATCGAGATCGAACCCGATCCCCCGTCGACCGGTGCGCTCGGCGGCCACCAGCGTGGATCCCGAGCCGAGGAAGGGGTCGAGCACCGCATCACCCTCGTAGGTGTAGAGGTCGATCAGGCGGCGGGGCAGCTCGACCGGGAACGGGGCCGGGTGCCGCACCCGCTTGGCCGACTCGGGGCTGATCTTCCACACGTCGAGCGTGGCCTCCATGAAGTCGTCGGCCGACATCGTGCTGCGTCGTTCCTTGGACTGAGCCCGGTCGAAGCGCCCCTTGCTGGCCACGATCACCCGCTCGGTGAGATCGCGCAACACCGGGTTGGTGGCCTTCCGATAGGAACCCCAGGCCACCGAACCGGTGGCCCCCTCGGCCTTCTGCCAGATGATCTCGCCCCGCAGGAGGAGTCCGAGATCGTCCTGGAGAATCGAGATGACGTCGGCGCTCAGACTGCGATACGGCTTGCGGCCCAGATTGGCGACGTTGACGGCGATGCGTCCGCCCGGCTCGAGCACCTCGACGCACGACGCGAACACGTCGCGCAACATCTGGAGATAGTCGAAGTAGGAGGTGGGCACGCTCGGCACCGACCCCCGGGTGTCGGGATCGCCGGTGATGGCGAGTTCGTACTCCTTGCCCACGAAATAGGGCGGCGAGGTGGCGACCAGGGCGACCGAGTTGGCCGGCAGCACCGACGAGATCTCGCGGCTGTCGCGATTGTGGATGGCCCTCACCGACGCGGGGATTGGGTTGACCGAGTCATCGGCGCTGATCTCGGGCGGGGTGAAGCGCTCGTAGAACGACGACGAATCGTGGCTCTCGCGCTTGCCCACGCCGAAGGCCGTCGTGGCGGTTGATTTGCGAATGTCAGACACTGACGGTCTCCCGAACTCGTGGAGCGATCCTACGGCGCACCCTATGGACGGCGTGTGACACTCAGCCGGGGAACAACTCCGACAGGCGCACCCGCACGGCCGGTTCGAGCGTGTTCCAGTCGTAGATCGAGCCACCGATCGACGCCGTGTCGGCCAGGGCGTCGACGAACCGTTCGATCTCGTCCACCGTGGCCAGGGGTTCCGGCGGGTCGGGCGGATCGTCGACCCCGTCGAGTCCGCCGATGCCGCCGATGCCGTGCACCAGCGCATCGGGGTCGCCGACATTGGTACGCAGACGCCGGGTCGACTCCTCGTGATACGTGTAGCCCTCGCCGTAGCCCGACGCGTCGGACCGGAACGACCAGTAGCTCATCGGCAACCACACGTCGTAGACCTCGGCGATCTCGGTCCACGGGAAACCCGGCCAGAACGAGGTGTTGATCACCTCGGTCTGCACCGGCGGCGGCACGATCGCCCCGACCGGATCCGGGCCGACCGCGGCACCCAGGCCGACCGTGAGATCGACGAGGCGGGACGATCGCGTCTCGTCGTCGATGGGGTTTCCCTCGAGGTCTGGACCGATCCACTCGATGTCGACGGCGATCCCGTCGAATCGGTGGCCGAGCACCTCGAATTCGGACATCGCAACGAGCCGATCCAGGTCCTCGGTGGACGCCTCGAACCGGGGCAGGTACCAGCCCACCACC contains these protein-coding regions:
- a CDS encoding SDR family NAD(P)-dependent oxidoreductase; this translates as MERFIDKVAVVTGAGSGIGRATAIRLASEGASVVAADINEAVAGVADEIRAAGGTAVSVCADVSRRDGAETPIDLALDTYGRLDVLCNIAGVLAASHSDQTTDDEWDRVIAVNLTGVFYTTRHALPAIVESKGSIVMAASTSALSGHPWMTAYSASKGGVLAMTRTLAMEYARRGVRVNAVAPGGITTPMVGGLELPEDIDFSLFDRISPLDEFRGPETVAAAIVFLAAPEAAHINGEVLRVDGGTLA
- a CDS encoding glutaminyl-peptide cyclotransferase, translated to MRVPLRCLAGIVVVSLVGACGPTPDAAPATAPVPTTSLTPTLAPAAVSPWPAAITDDLQEWHVQVLARLPHDETAFTQGLEVAATGTLESTGRLGASTLRLLDPTSGRVLRSTALDADLYGEGLTVVDDEIVQLTWRNGIALRYDADTLEPVGEFRYEGEGWGLCAGPEGLWMSDGSARLARRDPVTFDLLDSVTVRRGDDEVPALNELECIDDHVVANVWKSDEIVVIDPSSGDVVATIDAAVLRDAIDPADDEAVLNGIADRGDGTLLLGGMWWPTFFVVGVATEGVTPAE
- a CDS encoding site-specific DNA-methyltransferase, which translates into the protein MSDIRKSTATTAFGVGKRESHDSSSFYERFTPPEISADDSVNPIPASVRAIHNRDSREISSVLPANSVALVATSPPYFVGKEYELAITGDPDTRGSVPSVPTSYFDYLQMLRDVFASCVEVLEPGGRIAVNVANLGRKPYRSLSADVISILQDDLGLLLRGEIIWQKAEGATGSVAWGSYRKATNPVLRDLTERVIVASKGRFDRAQSKERRSTMSADDFMEATLDVWKISPESAKRVRHPAPFPVELPRRLIDLYTYEGDAVLDPFLGSGSTLVAAERTGRRGIGFDLDPEYCEIAAERVEAERTRPHLRTVEVEAEDPLFELPDDDADRQEFFQARATSEGKKAADIAQRVLEEAGFEIVRTPVKVPKVGVQFNFLVADAEGGQFYVDVSGAFTTVRPGLMRTDTLWKTLGRIHVLRATDEPQDPSRVLVLTSNLPKANSEGDKALRAVGPDQVFDAVEMFDKAGVARLRAYAEGGAVLPVLGFWTESDIEKI